One genomic segment of Suncus etruscus isolate mSunEtr1 chromosome 15, mSunEtr1.pri.cur, whole genome shotgun sequence includes these proteins:
- the C15H19orf25 gene encoding UPF0449 protein C19orf25 homolog, producing the protein MGSKAKKRVVLPTRPAPPTVEQILEDVRGASADDPVFTALVLEDVAAPGRADAEDAETERERLYQQSRTYVSTNQRLQQAGEGLHQACLGLQRAGAQLEREMDEVKQVIMAGAEAASSS; encoded by the exons ATGGGCTCCAAGGCCAAGAAGCGCGTGGTGCTGCCCACTCGCCCAGCGCCGCCCACGGTGGAGCAGATCCTGGAGGACGTGCGGGGGGCATCCGCCGACGACCCCGTCTTCACCGCCCTGGTCCTAGAAG ATGTAGCAGCGCCCGGGAGGGCTGATGCTGAAGATGCAGAGACTGAGAGGGAGCGGCTGTACCAGCAGAGCCGGACTTATGTGAGCACTAACCAGCGGCTGCAGCAGGCAGGCGAGGGACTGCACCAGGCCTGCCTGGGACTGCAGCGAGCTGGTGCCCAGCTGGAGCGTGAGATGGATGAGGTGAAACAGGTGATCATGGCAGGTGCTGAGGCTGCCTCCTCAAGCTGA